A stretch of the Bradyrhizobium sp. CCBAU 53351 genome encodes the following:
- a CDS encoding acyl-[ACP]--phospholipid O-acyltransferase: MIRELMSSRRFAPLFWAQFFSALNDNVLKNALVIILLYSAATGHGDALVTVAGAVFIFPYFILSGLGGQLADKYVKSVVARRLKFAEIFAAGFAAAGFFMHSVPLLFAALALFGVIAALFGPVKYAMLPDQLDLGELATGNALVEGATFMAILLGTVAGGQFVAGSAHMGWVASAVVVLALLSWAFASRIPQTTPSAPDLPVDANPWTSTVSLLRTLHADHRLWDGTVIVSWFWLVGAIVLSLLPALVKEVVGGTEGVVTLCLAIFAIGIAIGSLFAASLSHVRPNLALVPIGAIIMGFAGLDLAFAIAVTAKGQDITASGFATSFAGLRMLADFVAFAFGGGLFVVPSFAAVQAWSAPNERARIIAAGNVLQAAFMVVGSLFVALLQAAGLHVGWIFFGLGVASFGAVWFVLTKWGKEGVRDFGGLLFRALFRTEVRGLENLPPPGTRMLIAPNHVSLIDGPLLHAVLPIDASFAVDTGIAKAWWAKPFLRVVKHYTMDPTKPLAARDLIKLVAAGEPVVIFPEGRITVSGSLMKVYDGTAMIADKADAVVVPVRIEGAQRSHLSYLNSSQIKRSWFPRVTVTILPPVKLPVDAALKGKARRNAAGAALQDVMIDAMVKNAMLDHSLFEALGHAYRDRDTGKVIIEDALGTKLTYRKLILGAQVLGRKLDNGTAVGENVGVLLPNSAGVAVVFMALQNIGRVPAMLNFSAGPVNVLAAMKAAQVKTVLTSKAFIEKGKLDKLMAAISAEARVVYLEDVRASIGLADKIKGLLAGTTPRVVRQANDPAVVLFTSGSEGTPKGVVLSHRNILANAAQALARVDANANDKVFNVLPVFHSFGLTGGMMMPMLAGIPIYMYPSPLHYRIVPELIYQTGATILFGTDTFLTGYARSAHAYDFRTLRLVIAGAEAVKDRTRQVFMERYGIRILEGYGVTETAPVLAMNTPLANRPGTVGRLSPLMESRLDPVPGIEEGGRLSVRGPNVMLGYLRAENPGVLEKLPEGWHDTGDIVAIDAAGFITIKGRAKRFAKIAGEMVSLSAVEAIAATLWPQAGSVAVSIPDQRKGERIVLLTTEKGAERSAMQGQAKAIGASELTVPAAIMVVDKVPLLGTGKTDYVTATTMAREQASAPEREVA, from the coding sequence ATGATCAGGGAATTGATGTCGTCACGCCGCTTTGCGCCGCTGTTCTGGGCGCAATTCTTCTCGGCGCTCAATGACAATGTGCTCAAGAACGCGCTTGTCATCATTCTGCTCTACAGTGCCGCGACCGGCCACGGCGATGCGCTGGTGACGGTGGCCGGCGCCGTCTTCATCTTCCCCTATTTCATCCTGTCCGGGCTCGGCGGCCAGCTCGCCGACAAATATGTCAAATCCGTCGTCGCAAGGCGGCTCAAATTCGCCGAGATCTTCGCAGCGGGCTTTGCCGCCGCCGGCTTCTTCATGCACTCGGTGCCGCTCCTGTTCGCGGCACTCGCCCTGTTCGGCGTCATCGCCGCGCTGTTCGGGCCGGTGAAATACGCCATGCTGCCGGACCAGCTCGATCTCGGCGAGCTCGCGACCGGCAACGCGCTGGTCGAGGGCGCGACCTTCATGGCCATCCTGCTCGGCACCGTCGCCGGCGGCCAGTTCGTCGCCGGCTCCGCGCATATGGGCTGGGTCGCATCGGCCGTGGTCGTGCTGGCCCTGCTGTCCTGGGCGTTCGCGTCCCGCATTCCGCAGACCACGCCCTCCGCGCCCGATCTGCCCGTCGATGCCAATCCCTGGACCTCGACGGTGAGCCTGCTCAGGACATTGCACGCCGACCATCGGCTGTGGGACGGCACCGTGATCGTCTCCTGGTTCTGGCTGGTCGGCGCCATCGTGCTGTCGCTGCTGCCGGCGCTGGTCAAGGAGGTCGTCGGCGGCACCGAGGGCGTGGTGACGCTGTGCCTTGCGATCTTCGCGATCGGCATCGCCATCGGCTCGCTGTTCGCAGCCAGCCTCAGCCACGTTCGCCCGAACCTCGCGCTGGTGCCGATCGGCGCGATCATCATGGGCTTTGCCGGCCTCGACCTCGCCTTCGCGATCGCCGTGACCGCCAAGGGCCAGGACATCACCGCGTCCGGTTTCGCGACCTCGTTCGCGGGCCTGCGCATGCTGGCCGATTTCGTCGCCTTCGCATTCGGCGGCGGCCTGTTCGTCGTCCCCTCCTTCGCCGCCGTGCAGGCCTGGTCGGCGCCCAACGAGCGCGCCCGTATCATCGCCGCCGGCAATGTGCTGCAGGCTGCGTTCATGGTGGTCGGCTCGCTGTTCGTCGCGCTGCTGCAGGCGGCCGGCCTTCATGTCGGCTGGATCTTCTTCGGCCTCGGCGTCGCCAGCTTCGGCGCGGTGTGGTTCGTGCTGACCAAATGGGGCAAGGAAGGCGTGCGCGATTTCGGCGGCCTCCTGTTCCGCGCGCTGTTCCGCACCGAGGTCCGCGGCCTCGAAAACCTGCCGCCCCCGGGCACGCGGATGCTGATCGCGCCGAACCATGTCAGCCTGATCGATGGTCCGCTGCTGCACGCCGTGCTGCCGATCGATGCCAGCTTCGCGGTCGATACCGGCATCGCCAAGGCCTGGTGGGCCAAGCCATTCCTGCGCGTCGTCAAGCACTACACCATGGATCCGACCAAGCCGCTGGCCGCCCGCGACCTGATCAAGCTCGTCGCCGCCGGCGAGCCCGTGGTGATCTTCCCGGAAGGACGCATCACCGTCTCGGGCTCGCTGATGAAGGTCTATGACGGCACCGCGATGATCGCGGACAAGGCCGACGCCGTGGTCGTGCCGGTGCGCATCGAAGGCGCGCAGCGCTCGCATCTCAGCTACCTCAATTCCAGCCAGATCAAGCGCTCGTGGTTTCCGCGGGTGACGGTGACGATCCTGCCGCCGGTCAAGCTTCCGGTCGATGCCGCGCTGAAGGGCAAGGCGCGCCGCAATGCCGCCGGTGCCGCGCTCCAGGACGTGATGATCGATGCCATGGTGAAGAACGCCATGCTCGACCACTCGCTGTTCGAGGCGCTCGGTCACGCCTATCGCGACCGCGACACCGGCAAGGTCATCATCGAGGATGCGCTCGGCACCAAGCTGACCTATCGCAAGCTGATCCTCGGCGCGCAGGTCCTCGGCCGCAAGCTGGACAACGGGACTGCCGTCGGCGAGAATGTCGGCGTGCTGCTGCCGAATTCCGCCGGCGTCGCCGTCGTCTTCATGGCGCTGCAGAACATCGGCCGGGTGCCGGCGATGCTCAACTTCTCCGCCGGCCCGGTCAACGTGCTCGCCGCCATGAAGGCCGCGCAGGTCAAGACCGTGCTGACCTCGAAGGCGTTTATCGAGAAGGGCAAGCTCGACAAGCTGATGGCCGCGATCTCCGCGGAAGCGCGGGTGGTCTATCTCGAAGACGTCCGCGCCTCGATCGGCCTGGCCGACAAGATCAAGGGCCTGCTCGCCGGCACGACGCCCCGCGTCGTCCGCCAGGCCAACGATCCCGCCGTCGTGCTGTTCACGTCGGGTTCGGAAGGCACGCCCAAGGGCGTGGTGCTGTCCCACCGCAACATCCTCGCCAACGCGGCGCAGGCGCTGGCGCGGGTCGATGCCAACGCCAATGACAAGGTGTTCAACGTGCTGCCCGTGTTCCACTCGTTCGGCCTCACGGGCGGAATGATGATGCCGATGCTCGCGGGCATTCCGATCTACATGTACCCTTCGCCGCTGCACTACCGGATCGTGCCCGAGCTGATTTACCAGACCGGCGCCACCATCCTGTTCGGCACCGATACGTTCCTTACCGGCTATGCCCGCTCGGCGCATGCCTACGACTTCCGCACGCTGCGCCTCGTGATCGCCGGCGCCGAAGCGGTCAAGGATCGCACCCGGCAAGTGTTCATGGAGCGCTACGGCATCCGCATCCTCGAAGGCTATGGCGTCACCGAGACGGCGCCGGTGCTGGCGATGAACACGCCGTTGGCCAATCGCCCCGGTACCGTCGGTCGCCTCTCGCCGCTGATGGAAAGCCGCCTCGATCCGGTCCCCGGCATCGAGGAAGGCGGCCGCCTCTCGGTGCGCGGGCCGAACGTTATGCTTGGTTACCTCAGGGCCGAGAATCCCGGCGTGCTCGAAAAGCTTCCCGAGGGCTGGCACGACACCGGCGACATCGTGGCGATCGACGCCGCCGGCTTTATCACCATCAAGGGCCGCGCCAAGCGCTTTGCCAAGATCGCAGGCGAGATGGTCTCGCTGTCCGCGGTCGAAGCCATCGCGGCCACGCTGTGGCCGCAGGCCGGATCGGTCGCCGTGTCGATCCCCGACCAGCGCAAGGGCGAGCGCATCGTGCTGCTGACGACGGAGAAGGGTGCCGAGCGCAGCGCGATGCAGGGCCAGGCCAAGGCGATCGGCGCGTCCGAGCTGACCGTGCCCGCGGCGATCATGGTGGTCGACAAGGTGCCGCTGCTCGGCACGGGCAAGACCGACTATGTCACCGCAACGACGATGGCACGCGAGCAAGCCTCCGCGCCGGAGCGGGAGGTGGCGTAG
- a CDS encoding TetR/AcrR family transcriptional regulator, giving the protein MNNVQEESLRDRKKNRRRLQILEIARGIIATKGLRSLKVRDVAEAAGCSVGSVYNEFGDFDGVILTVNRETVQALTARLREVPDEDPVRQLYGLAGTYLEFFAEHANLLRSLFEHRMEDDRPYPDDILQMVMDAFALMHPPLVRLLPDADDVKIALLSRTLFSAVHGIISLGLEERMVAVPPQMLRQQVEQFIDVHLAGLGIPSVR; this is encoded by the coding sequence ATGAACAATGTTCAAGAAGAATCGCTGCGAGACCGCAAAAAGAATCGGCGGCGGCTCCAGATACTGGAGATCGCCCGCGGCATCATCGCGACTAAAGGCCTGAGATCATTAAAGGTTCGCGATGTTGCGGAGGCCGCCGGCTGTTCCGTCGGCAGCGTCTATAACGAGTTCGGCGACTTCGACGGCGTGATCCTGACCGTCAATCGGGAGACCGTTCAGGCGCTCACGGCCCGGCTCCGCGAGGTTCCGGACGAGGACCCGGTGCGGCAATTGTACGGACTTGCCGGCACCTATCTCGAGTTCTTCGCCGAGCACGCCAATCTGCTGCGCTCATTGTTCGAGCACCGGATGGAGGACGATCGTCCTTATCCCGACGACATCCTGCAGATGGTGATGGATGCTTTCGCGCTGATGCATCCGCCCCTGGTGCGGCTATTGCCGGATGCGGACGACGTGAAGATCGCGCTGCTGTCGCGCACGCTGTTCTCCGCCGTGCACGGCATCATCTCGCTCGGCCTCGAGGAGCGCATGGTGGCCGTGCCGCCGCAAATGCTTCGTCAGCAGGTCGAGCAGTTCATCGACGTGCATCTCGCGGGTCTCGGGATTCCGTCTGTGCGGTGA